One Methylomonas sp. LL1 DNA window includes the following coding sequences:
- a CDS encoding energy transducer TonB produces the protein MTMRGRRFWVALLGEERPSHMMLLLTLLVLLLHVWLLTWLMRPVEKITEAVPLVMEVSMIAISAPKPAAAPPKPAPPPPEKKPPPPKKTPPKPVVKKTPLVVQKAPDFAPAEPVEPAPAPTPQVTQSASTSNAAPSQAVSTNTAETFTEANFRANYAHNPKPEYPTIAKSRGWQGKVLLRVKVSAEGLSDAVAVEQSSGHEILDESAIEAVQKWRFIPAKRGETPVASSVIVPIVFTLRN, from the coding sequence ATGACAATGAGAGGGCGGCGTTTTTGGGTGGCTTTGCTGGGCGAAGAACGGCCAAGCCATATGATGTTGCTGTTGACATTACTGGTTTTGCTGTTGCACGTTTGGTTATTGACATGGCTGATGCGGCCTGTCGAGAAAATCACCGAGGCCGTGCCCTTGGTGATGGAAGTCTCCATGATTGCCATCTCGGCGCCGAAGCCGGCCGCCGCACCACCCAAGCCCGCGCCACCGCCGCCGGAAAAAAAGCCGCCTCCTCCGAAAAAGACGCCACCTAAACCGGTTGTCAAAAAAACTCCGCTGGTTGTGCAAAAGGCCCCGGATTTTGCGCCAGCCGAACCGGTTGAGCCCGCGCCGGCGCCAACACCTCAGGTCACGCAGTCGGCCAGCACGAGTAATGCCGCGCCGAGTCAGGCCGTGTCGACCAATACCGCGGAGACTTTTACCGAAGCCAATTTTCGAGCCAACTATGCCCACAACCCCAAGCCGGAGTATCCGACCATAGCCAAGAGTCGCGGCTGGCAGGGAAAAGTCTTGTTGAGGGTCAAAGTGTCGGCCGAGGGTTTGAGCGATGCAGTTGCCGTCGAACAATCCAGCGGCCATGAAATACTCGATGAATCAGCCATTGAGGCAGTTCAAAAATGGCGATTTATTCCCGCAAAACGCGGCGAAACACCCGTAGCCAGTTCGGTCATCGTGCCGATTGTATTTACCTTGCGCAATTAA
- a CDS encoding potassium transporter Kup encodes MSANHPVQSKQPLSSLALSAIGVVFADIGTSPLYAVKEVFHGGLPADTLHILGVLSLIFWALTLVVTTKYTIYIMRADNRGEGGIIALMALALQGSKLQPKRKLLIVTLGLLGASLFYGDSIITPAISVLSAIEGIKVIAPRFENLVIPLTLIVLAALFLLQTKGSRHLNKFFSPIMLAWFSVLAILGLINILRYPSVLIAINPYYAANLLVELGWHGFAIMGAVVLVITGAETLYADMGNFGLKPIRLAWFGFVFPALLLNYFGQGALLINNPDALANPFYLLAPAWTQYPLLILATLASVITSQAVISGAFSVTRQAIQLGYCPRMDIQHIYNQGVGQIYIASINWLLMASVLILVLSFKSSSALASAYGIAVTGTMIVDTILAFIVIQALWQWGKITSIAFLSVFLLIDLTFLLSNSLKIPTGAWLPLAVAGVVFAIMTTWIKGKEMLARYLEEKRVLFEELQEQLKDRPLAMVPGTAIYMARSLHGVPQVLLHNLEHNHVMHSKIVVLTIVTKEEPYVDEAHRVKIRSFGDTGNFFRVKLYFGFQEEQDVRRALQLCCHEGLDIDQKTVSFFIGSERLSFRRKNPMPTWQRSLFKFLTHNSASAIAFFKIPVNRVIELGIRVEL; translated from the coding sequence ATGTCCGCAAACCACCCCGTCCAATCCAAACAACCGCTATCCAGCTTGGCTTTAAGCGCTATTGGCGTGGTTTTCGCCGATATTGGCACCAGCCCGTTGTATGCGGTTAAAGAAGTGTTTCATGGCGGACTACCCGCCGATACCCTTCATATCCTGGGCGTTTTGTCGTTGATTTTCTGGGCATTGACCCTGGTAGTGACCACCAAATACACTATTTATATCATGCGCGCCGATAACAGGGGCGAAGGCGGCATCATCGCCTTGATGGCTCTTGCCTTGCAAGGCTCCAAACTGCAGCCGAAACGCAAATTGCTGATCGTCACCCTCGGCTTGCTTGGCGCCTCGTTGTTTTACGGCGACAGCATCATTACACCGGCCATTTCGGTACTCAGCGCCATCGAAGGCATCAAAGTCATCGCTCCCCGTTTCGAAAACCTGGTAATTCCGCTCACCCTAATCGTGCTCGCCGCATTATTTTTATTGCAAACCAAGGGCAGCCGCCACCTTAACAAATTTTTCTCGCCCATCATGCTGGCCTGGTTTTCCGTGCTGGCTATTCTGGGGCTGATCAACATCCTTCGTTATCCTAGCGTATTGATAGCTATCAACCCCTATTACGCAGCGAATTTATTGGTCGAACTAGGTTGGCACGGTTTTGCGATCATGGGCGCGGTGGTATTGGTAATTACCGGCGCGGAGACTTTATATGCCGATATGGGCAACTTCGGCTTAAAGCCGATTCGGCTAGCCTGGTTTGGATTCGTATTTCCGGCTTTGCTACTGAATTATTTCGGTCAGGGCGCATTACTGATCAATAATCCCGACGCGCTGGCCAATCCTTTTTATCTGCTGGCACCGGCCTGGACCCAATACCCCTTGTTGATCTTGGCGACATTGGCCAGCGTGATCACCTCGCAAGCCGTCATTTCCGGCGCGTTTTCGGTGACCCGCCAGGCGATTCAGCTGGGTTATTGCCCGCGCATGGATATTCAGCATATTTACAACCAAGGCGTGGGGCAGATCTATATAGCGTCCATCAACTGGCTGTTAATGGCTTCGGTTTTGATTCTGGTCTTGAGCTTCAAGTCTTCCTCGGCCCTGGCCTCCGCTTACGGTATTGCGGTAACCGGCACCATGATAGTCGACACCATTCTGGCCTTCATCGTGATTCAGGCCCTATGGCAATGGGGTAAAATCACCAGCATCGCCTTCTTATCGGTATTCTTGTTGATCGATCTGACCTTCCTATTGTCCAACAGCCTCAAAATCCCGACCGGCGCCTGGCTGCCGTTGGCTGTTGCCGGAGTAGTATTTGCCATCATGACCACCTGGATAAAAGGCAAGGAAATGCTGGCAAGGTATCTGGAAGAGAAACGCGTACTATTCGAAGAGTTACAGGAACAATTAAAGGATCGTCCCTTGGCCATGGTCCCAGGTACGGCCATTTACATGGCGCGTAGCTTACATGGGGTACCGCAGGTTTTATTGCATAACCTGGAACACAACCATGTCATGCATTCAAAAATCGTGGTACTGACGATAGTCACCAAGGAAGAACCCTATGTCGACGAAGCACACCGGGTAAAAATTCGCTCGTTTGGCGATACCGGCAATTTTTTCCGGGTAAAACTGTATTTCGGCTTTCAAGAAGAACAAGACGTGCGCCGCGCCTTGCAATTATGTTGTCATGAAGGCTTGGACATCGATCAAAAGACCGTTTCGTTTTTCATCGGCAGCGAACGTTTGTCCTTCCGCCGCAAAAACCCGATGCCTACTTGGCAGCGCTCCTTGTTTAAATTTTTAACCCATAATTCCGCAAGCGCGATTGCCTTTTTCAAAATCCCCGTGAATAGAGTCATCGAGTTGGGCATACGCGTCGAGCTTTAA
- a CDS encoding fumarylacetoacetate hydrolase family protein: MKLVTFICNGQSNIGALIDDAIVAASGELPNDMMEFLAAGESAKTELQRQIDSSAPRIPMTAVTLLAPVPRPGKFLGIGLNYADHISETGREKPEYPTFFTKQSTCVIANGEAIHVPNISEKVDYEGELAFVIGKRCKNVPVDKAHEVIAGYTICNDVTVRDWQQRTPTWTLGKSFDTHGPMGPWLVTADEIADPHNLGLKTWVDDELRQSANTGEMIFNCYEMVAYLSQAMTLEPGDVISTGTPAGVGVKMKPRGYLMPGQTVRIEIESIGTLTNPVIAEPE, from the coding sequence ATGAAACTGGTTACGTTTATCTGTAACGGACAAAGCAACATCGGGGCGTTGATTGATGATGCTATCGTTGCGGCCAGCGGCGAACTGCCAAACGACATGATGGAATTTTTGGCGGCGGGCGAATCCGCCAAAACCGAATTGCAACGGCAAATCGATAGCAGCGCCCCCCGCATTCCGATGACTGCCGTTACCTTGCTGGCGCCGGTTCCAAGGCCGGGCAAGTTTCTTGGGATTGGATTGAACTATGCCGACCATATTAGCGAAACCGGGCGGGAAAAACCGGAATATCCAACGTTTTTTACCAAGCAAAGTACCTGCGTGATTGCCAACGGCGAGGCGATTCATGTGCCGAATATCTCCGAAAAAGTCGATTACGAAGGCGAGTTGGCATTCGTGATTGGCAAGCGTTGTAAAAATGTGCCGGTTGATAAGGCTCATGAAGTGATTGCCGGTTACACGATTTGCAATGATGTCACGGTCCGTGACTGGCAGCAGCGCACGCCGACCTGGACCTTGGGCAAATCCTTCGATACCCATGGGCCAATGGGGCCCTGGCTGGTGACGGCGGATGAAATCGCCGATCCGCATAATCTCGGCCTTAAAACTTGGGTCGACGACGAATTACGGCAAAGTGCCAATACCGGCGAGATGATATTCAACTGTTACGAAATGGTGGCTTATCTGAGCCAGGCCATGACGCTGGAACCGGGTGATGTGATCAGCACCGGTACCCCGGCCGGCGTTGGCGTGAAAATGAAACCGCGCGGTTATCTAATGCCTGGACAAACCGTGCGGATTGAAATCGAGTCTATCGGTACGCTGACCAATCCGGTAATTGCCGAGCCGGAATAA
- the mmoX gene encoding aromatic/alkene monooxygenase hydroxylase subunit alpha produces the protein MAISAATKAATDALAINRAPTSVNAQEVHRWLQSFTWDFDKNRTKYPTKYKMANETKEQFKLIAKEYARMESVKDERQFGSLQDVLTRLDAGNRVHPKWGETMKVASNFLEVGEYNAIAATGMLWDSASAPEQKNGYLAQVLDEIRHTNQCGYVNYYYSKHYHDPAGHNDARRTRTIGPLWKGMKRVFSDGFISGDAVECSINLQLVGEACFTNPLIVAITEWAAANGDEITPTVFLSIETDELRHMANGYQTVVSIANDEAASKYLNTDLNNAFWTQQKYFTPVLGMLFEYGSKFKVEPWVKTWNRWVYEDWGGIWIGRLGKYGVESPRSLRDAKKDAYWAHHDLFLLAYALWPTGFFRLTLPTQEEMDWFEENYPGWYDHYGKIYDEWRARGCEDPNSGFIPLMWFIENNHPIYIDRVSQVPFCPSLCKGASTLRVHEWNGKRHSFSDDWGERMWLSEPERYECQNMFEQYEGRELSEVIAEQHGVRSDGKTLIAQPHTDKNGKLWTLDDIKKLGCVFKDPLKAL, from the coding sequence ATGGCTATAAGTGCTGCTACCAAAGCCGCAACCGATGCGCTGGCCATCAACCGCGCACCGACCAGCGTCAATGCCCAGGAAGTTCACCGCTGGTTACAAAGTTTTACTTGGGACTTTGATAAAAACCGCACCAAGTACCCCACCAAATACAAAATGGCCAACGAAACCAAGGAACAGTTCAAGCTGATCGCCAAGGAATACGCCAGGATGGAATCGGTCAAGGACGAACGCCAGTTCGGCAGCTTGCAGGACGTGTTGACCCGTCTGGATGCCGGCAACCGCGTGCATCCAAAATGGGGCGAAACCATGAAAGTCGCGTCCAACTTCCTAGAAGTGGGCGAATACAACGCCATCGCCGCGACCGGCATGCTGTGGGATTCCGCTTCCGCGCCGGAGCAAAAAAACGGCTATCTGGCCCAAGTGTTGGACGAGATTCGCCACACCAACCAATGCGGCTACGTCAACTATTACTACAGCAAGCATTACCACGATCCCGCCGGCCATAACGATGCCCGCCGCACCCGCACCATCGGCCCGCTGTGGAAAGGCATGAAACGGGTATTCTCGGACGGCTTCATCTCCGGCGACGCGGTCGAATGTTCGATCAACCTGCAACTGGTGGGTGAAGCTTGCTTTACCAATCCGTTGATCGTCGCAATCACCGAATGGGCGGCCGCCAACGGCGACGAAATCACTCCGACCGTGTTCCTGTCGATCGAAACCGACGAACTTCGGCACATGGCCAACGGTTACCAAACCGTGGTGTCGATCGCCAACGACGAAGCGGCTTCGAAATACTTGAACACCGACCTCAACAACGCCTTCTGGACCCAGCAAAAATACTTCACCCCGGTGTTGGGCATGCTGTTCGAGTACGGCTCCAAATTCAAGGTCGAGCCTTGGGTTAAAACCTGGAACCGCTGGGTTTACGAAGATTGGGGTGGCATCTGGATCGGCCGCTTGGGCAAATACGGCGTCGAGTCGCCACGCAGCCTGCGCGACGCCAAGAAAGACGCTTACTGGGCACACCATGACCTGTTCCTGTTGGCATATGCGTTGTGGCCGACCGGCTTCTTCCGCTTGACCTTGCCGACCCAGGAAGAAATGGACTGGTTCGAGGAAAACTATCCCGGCTGGTACGACCACTACGGCAAGATCTACGACGAATGGCGCGCGCGCGGCTGCGAGGACCCCAACAGCGGCTTCATTCCGCTAATGTGGTTCATCGAAAACAACCATCCGATCTATATCGACCGCGTCTCGCAAGTGCCGTTCTGCCCATCCTTGTGCAAGGGCGCCAGCACCTTGCGCGTACACGAGTGGAACGGTAAACGTCATTCGTTCAGCGACGATTGGGGCGAACGCATGTGGTTGAGCGAACCCGAACGTTACGAGTGCCAAAACATGTTCGAACAATACGAAGGCCGCGAACTGTCGGAAGTGATCGCCGAACAGCACGGCGTGCGCAGCGACGGCAAAACCCTGATCGCCCAGCCGCACACCGATAAAAACGGCAAGCTATGGACCCTGGACGACATCAAAAAACTGGGCTGCGTGTTTAAAGACCCGCTGAAAGCACTATAA
- the mmoY gene encoding aromatic/alkene monooxygenase hydroxylase subunit beta codes for MSVQVQQGKRGLTDPEMAKVILDAIPDQPLDTQRKMNYFVKPRGRRLSEYEVLCCYAQPTPDWIPGGLDWGDWTQKFHGGRPSWGNETTELHSTDWHMHRDPAKRWHAPYVKDKAEEWRYTERFLLAYSAEGQARSIDPTWRDEVLNDYLGAFCFNEYGLFNAHSSASRDCLGDTLRMSIAMIGFDKVDNAQMIQMERTFLAKLVPGFPESTDEPKKEWTQGAIYKGARETVQDIWQATYDWNEILWACHMVYDPLFGQFVRREFFQRLSSYYGDTLTPFFINQMQLYFSQTKGITSDMFFDCLGDDAEFGDYNRRMMRTWTDKWLPRTVQALRDFMGIFAKIPEIPGVTSKDAVEAALERVLDDWKIDFADKVSYKFDKAAIIKTVMQGMK; via the coding sequence ATGTCTGTACAAGTACAACAAGGAAAACGCGGATTAACCGACCCGGAAATGGCGAAAGTCATCCTGGATGCGATTCCGGACCAGCCGCTGGATACCCAGCGCAAAATGAATTACTTCGTCAAACCGCGCGGCAGACGTTTATCGGAATACGAAGTGCTTTGCTGTTACGCCCAGCCAACCCCGGATTGGATACCCGGCGGCCTGGATTGGGGCGACTGGACCCAGAAATTCCACGGCGGTCGCCCGTCCTGGGGCAACGAAACCACCGAGCTGCATTCCACCGACTGGCATATGCACCGCGACCCGGCCAAACGCTGGCACGCGCCCTATGTGAAGGACAAGGCCGAGGAATGGCGTTACACCGAACGCTTTCTGCTGGCTTATTCCGCCGAAGGCCAGGCCCGCTCCATTGATCCGACCTGGCGCGACGAAGTGTTGAACGATTATCTGGGCGCATTCTGCTTCAACGAATACGGCTTGTTCAACGCTCACTCCTCGGCCTCGCGCGACTGCCTGGGCGATACCCTGCGGATGAGCATCGCGATGATCGGTTTCGACAAGGTCGACAACGCCCAGATGATTCAAATGGAAAGAACCTTTTTGGCCAAACTGGTGCCCGGTTTTCCGGAATCCACCGACGAGCCTAAGAAGGAATGGACCCAAGGCGCTATCTACAAGGGTGCCCGCGAAACGGTTCAGGACATCTGGCAAGCGACCTACGACTGGAACGAAATCCTCTGGGCCTGCCACATGGTCTATGACCCGCTGTTCGGCCAATTCGTGCGCCGCGAGTTCTTCCAACGGCTATCGTCCTACTACGGCGACACGCTGACACCGTTCTTCATCAACCAGATGCAGCTGTATTTCTCGCAAACCAAGGGCATCACCTCCGACATGTTCTTCGACTGCCTGGGTGACGATGCCGAGTTCGGCGATTACAACCGGCGCATGATGCGGACCTGGACCGATAAATGGCTGCCGCGCACCGTGCAAGCCTTGCGCGACTTCATGGGTATCTTCGCCAAGATTCCGGAAATACCCGGCGTCACCAGCAAGGATGCGGTGGAAGCCGCGCTGGAACGGGTACTGGACGACTGGAAGATCGATTTTGCCGACAAGGTCAGTTACAAGTTCGACAAGGCCGCCATCATTAAAACCGTCATGCAAGGCATGAAATAA
- the mmoB gene encoding methane monooxygenase regulator MmoB: protein MSVSSNAYGAGIMAKTGKAFADEYFSEENQVVHESNEVVLVLKKSDEINIIVDEILLGERKADNPTLVVEDRAGYWWLKATGKIEVDCEEASEILGRNFSVYDFLVDVSSTIGRAFTLGEKFTITSELMGLDRQLEDLKS from the coding sequence ATGTCAGTCAGTTCAAACGCATACGGCGCGGGCATTATGGCCAAAACCGGCAAAGCCTTTGCCGACGAATATTTTTCGGAAGAGAACCAGGTCGTGCATGAAAGCAACGAAGTGGTGCTGGTGCTGAAAAAGTCCGACGAAATCAACATCATCGTCGACGAAATCCTGCTTGGCGAGCGCAAGGCCGACAACCCAACCCTGGTGGTTGAAGACCGTGCCGGTTACTGGTGGCTGAAAGCCACCGGCAAAATCGAAGTCGATTGCGAGGAAGCCTCGGAAATTCTGGGCCGCAACTTCAGCGTCTACGACTTCCTGGTGGACGTGTCATCCACCATCGGTCGCGCCTTCACCCTGGGCGAGAAATTCACCATTACTTCGGAATTGATGGGCCTGGATCGTCAATTGGAAGACCTGAAATCATAG
- the mmoZ gene encoding aromatic/alkene monooxygenase hydroxylase subunit gamma: MANYKIHDNPVRDEWIKKIGALNTLAKGVEMLGDFRRKYTTPLRDSYDLELDWGWIECKLEEKVALLKHHEFNDAQILNQCASGGDAQKQADEVLKKMAACTDKYEAERIHIGFRQAFKPPIMPVNVFMDTDRILGTKLMELRNIGYYDLPLTELRKVRGVKVLTLQ, encoded by the coding sequence ATGGCAAATTACAAAATTCATGACAATCCGGTACGCGATGAATGGATCAAAAAAATCGGCGCCCTTAACACGCTGGCCAAGGGCGTTGAAATGTTGGGCGATTTTCGCCGCAAATACACCACACCGCTTCGTGACAGCTATGATCTTGAACTCGATTGGGGCTGGATCGAATGCAAACTGGAAGAAAAAGTAGCGCTGTTGAAACACCATGAGTTCAACGACGCACAGATTCTCAACCAATGCGCCAGCGGCGGCGATGCACAAAAACAAGCCGACGAGGTGCTAAAAAAAATGGCGGCTTGCACCGACAAATACGAGGCCGAACGGATTCATATCGGTTTCCGGCAAGCCTTCAAGCCACCCATAATGCCGGTCAATGTGTTCATGGATACCGACCGTATCCTCGGCACCAAATTGATGGAGCTCAGAAACATCGGCTATTACGACTTACCGTTGACTGAGTTGCGCAAGGTTCGCGGCGTTAAAGTGCTTACCTTGCAGTAA
- the mmoD gene encoding soluble methane monooxygenase-binding protein MmoD has protein sequence MMDLFSTIKSSPPPAFPGENANITKLYDDSSYTAFSEDLEFMWRWTIYRDNKLVQEGCSLTLDASRHAVKHVLAFFNIAAQSQRQGELR, from the coding sequence ATGATGGATTTATTTTCAACTATTAAATCGTCCCCACCGCCAGCCTTTCCCGGCGAAAACGCCAACATCACCAAGTTATACGATGACTCTTCCTACACGGCATTCAGCGAAGACCTGGAATTCATGTGGCGCTGGACCATCTATCGCGACAACAAACTGGTGCAGGAAGGCTGTTCATTAACGCTGGATGCATCGCGGCACGCCGTCAAGCATGTCTTGGCATTTTTCAACATCGCCGCCCAAAGTCAGCGACAAGGAGAATTAAGGTGA
- the mmoC gene encoding aromatic/alkene monooxygenase hydroxylase FAD-binding subunit MmoC, with protein sequence MNAHQVKITTEDGETVCFDCNEDEDIVSASLRQDIYLMTSCREGGCATCKGFCTEGDYEMGKVSVQALPPEEEEEGYVLLCRCYPTSDVEIEVPYTYDRISFSPDDLGFEAEVAELSKVSCNVMKLRLHKLGDNQQIKLDSGQYYNLEIPGTDIFRSYSPANTANNRGELEFLIRIVDNGKFSSYLQNDAYIGQKLNVTGPLGIFGLKENGFTPRYFVAGGTGLAPILSMVRRMHEWEEPQPCVIYFGVNTEEEVFYAEELQRQQAQMPTLSVRICVWKASDNWSGEKGSVVDVLRRDLRGTGVKPDLYLCGPPGMVDATYAVCADVGIPQNKIYLEKFLPSAA encoded by the coding sequence GTGAACGCCCATCAAGTCAAAATCACCACCGAGGATGGCGAAACAGTCTGCTTCGACTGTAATGAAGACGAAGACATTGTCAGCGCCAGCTTGCGCCAGGATATTTACCTGATGACTTCTTGCCGGGAAGGCGGTTGCGCCACCTGCAAGGGATTTTGCACCGAAGGCGACTACGAAATGGGTAAAGTCAGCGTGCAAGCCTTGCCGCCCGAGGAAGAAGAGGAAGGCTATGTCTTGCTTTGCCGTTGCTATCCGACCAGCGATGTCGAAATCGAAGTGCCCTATACCTACGACCGCATTTCGTTTTCGCCGGACGATCTCGGCTTCGAAGCCGAAGTAGCCGAACTGAGCAAAGTGTCCTGCAATGTGATGAAACTGCGCTTACATAAGCTCGGCGACAACCAACAGATCAAGCTGGATTCAGGCCAATATTACAACCTGGAAATTCCCGGCACCGATATTTTCCGGTCTTATTCGCCGGCCAATACCGCCAACAATCGCGGCGAGCTGGAATTTCTGATTAGGATCGTCGACAACGGCAAATTCTCCAGTTATCTGCAAAACGACGCCTATATCGGACAAAAGCTCAACGTCACCGGTCCCTTGGGTATTTTCGGGCTGAAGGAAAACGGCTTCACCCCGCGCTATTTCGTGGCAGGGGGTACCGGCCTGGCACCTATATTGTCCATGGTCCGGCGCATGCACGAATGGGAAGAACCTCAGCCTTGTGTCATTTATTTCGGCGTCAATACCGAGGAAGAGGTGTTTTACGCCGAGGAATTACAACGTCAGCAAGCCCAAATGCCAACTTTGTCGGTACGGATTTGCGTCTGGAAAGCCAGCGACAATTGGAGCGGCGAAAAAGGCAGCGTGGTCGATGTATTGCGGCGCGACCTGCGGGGAACCGGCGTCAAACCGGACCTGTACTTATGCGGACCGCCTGGCATGGTCGATGCCACCTACGCCGTTTGCGCCGATGTTGGCATACCGCAAAACAAGATCTATCTGGAAAAATTTTTACCTAGCGCCGCCTGA
- the groEL gene encoding chaperonin GroEL, which yields MSKQIIYNPEARQRIMHGMNTVARAASVTLGSAGPAVLIQHRTDGIAPIFTRDGVTVANAIIQEDRIADLGGRMLRDVAGSVSRQVGDGTTTAIVLARIIASECLKSVAAGFHPLELKKGLDLALTLVEQHLHRQAVTGVTADWIEKIAAVATKSEPGVGQLLARALAELGADGTLSFQLGSALQDQLDIVEGIHFGQGYLSPYFVTDKTRNEAVLDHPYILLYDREITDLMNLVPILEQVADQNRPLLIIAENVHDQALTGLLLNHIRGVFNVVAIKPPGFGDKRLNRLNDLALLTGGQALHEGRGDQLERVTLAQLGQARRAVITAEQTTIIGGIGDQARIRQLSRSLRQQAEAIRAQKPGQGSATGNRHDIDELEERIAMLAGKVGHFQVGGITDVEIKERLVRIENAYMSAKAALEEGVLPGGGVGLYNCLPAIAEVIAENAEQQQGIAIMRQALAAPLQQLLANSGLSGETVLARLDAESDRRQAFDIQHQRYGHFLEIGIIDPVKVTRLALRNAVSVITTLMATESVVMEIPDLSIMDGYSPEWAAATREDPRM from the coding sequence ATGAGCAAACAAATCATCTATAACCCCGAAGCACGGCAACGCATCATGCATGGCATGAACACCGTCGCCCGCGCCGCCAGCGTTACGCTGGGCAGTGCCGGACCGGCCGTCCTGATTCAGCACCGGACCGATGGTATCGCGCCGATTTTCACCCGCGATGGCGTCACCGTCGCCAACGCCATTATCCAGGAAGACCGAATAGCCGATCTGGGAGGACGCATGCTGCGCGACGTGGCCGGTTCCGTATCCAGGCAAGTCGGCGACGGCACTACCACCGCCATCGTGCTGGCCCGCATCATCGCCAGCGAATGCCTGAAAAGCGTGGCGGCCGGCTTTCATCCGCTGGAGCTGAAAAAAGGCCTAGATCTGGCGTTGACCTTGGTCGAGCAGCATCTGCACAGACAAGCCGTCACCGGCGTCACCGCCGACTGGATCGAGAAAATCGCCGCCGTCGCCACCAAGTCCGAACCTGGAGTGGGACAATTGCTGGCTCGGGCCTTGGCTGAACTAGGGGCCGATGGAACCCTGAGTTTTCAATTAGGTAGCGCGTTACAGGATCAACTGGACATCGTCGAAGGCATCCATTTCGGCCAAGGTTATCTGTCGCCGTACTTCGTCACCGACAAAACCCGTAACGAAGCGGTGCTGGATCATCCCTACATCCTGCTTTACGACCGGGAAATCACTGACTTGATGAACTTGGTCCCCATCCTGGAACAAGTCGCCGACCAAAACCGGCCACTGTTGATTATCGCGGAAAACGTCCATGATCAGGCCTTGACCGGCTTGCTGCTGAATCACATTCGCGGCGTGTTCAACGTGGTGGCAATCAAGCCGCCTGGATTTGGCGACAAACGCCTCAACCGGCTCAACGACTTGGCCTTGCTGACCGGCGGCCAGGCCTTGCACGAAGGGCGCGGAGACCAGCTCGAACGAGTCACGTTGGCCCAACTCGGCCAGGCCCGCCGCGCGGTAATTACCGCCGAACAAACCACCATCATCGGCGGTATCGGTGACCAAGCGCGCATCCGCCAACTCAGCCGGTCGCTTCGCCAGCAAGCCGAGGCCATACGCGCGCAAAAACCCGGTCAAGGTTCGGCCACCGGCAACCGGCACGACATCGACGAACTGGAAGAGCGCATCGCGATGCTGGCCGGCAAAGTAGGCCATTTTCAGGTCGGCGGGATTACCGATGTCGAAATCAAGGAACGCCTGGTGCGGATCGAAAACGCCTATATGTCGGCCAAGGCCGCGCTGGAAGAAGGCGTGCTGCCGGGCGGCGGCGTAGGGCTGTACAACTGCCTGCCGGCCATCGCCGAAGTGATCGCCGAAAACGCCGAACAACAGCAAGGCATAGCGATCATGCGTCAGGCTCTCGCCGCGCCGTTGCAACAATTGCTGGCCAACTCCGGGTTGAGTGGCGAAACGGTTCTCGCCAGACTTGACGCGGAATCGGATCGTCGGCAGGCTTTCGATATCCAACACCAACGCTACGGCCATTTTCTGGAGATCGGCATTATCGATCCGGTCAAAGTCACGCGTCTGGCATTGCGTAATGCGGTCAGCGTCATCACCACCCTGATGGCCACCGAGTCGGTGGTGATGGAGATACCCGACCTGAGCATTATGGATGGCTATTCACCGGAATGGGCCGCCGCCACCCGCGAAGACCCAAGAATGTAA